ACGGCGGCGGCTGGCTGGAGGCGTTCCTCGAGTCGCTGAACGCGGCCCGCGGGCGGGGCGAACTGGAGCTGGTCACGACGGGCGAGGCGGCCTCCGGCCCGAGCCGCGGGCTCGTCTACCCCGCGATGGGCGCGTACCGCGAGATGGAGGAGTGGACGCTCCCCCGCCCCGCCGCGCGGCGCCTCAGCCGGCTCACCGGAACGGCATCGGGCGCCGCCCGCACCGATGCCGATCCCGGCCCGCTGATCCGCGGCGGGCACTGGAAGGGCTTCCTGCGCCGATACCCGGAGTCGAACCGCATGCACAAGACCGCGCTTCGGCTCTCCCGTCTGTGTCGGGAGCGGGGCGACCCGCCGGAGGCGAGGCGCGCCATCGGGCGGGCGCAGTGCAACGACGCGTATTGGCACGGGGTGTTCGGCGGGGTCTACCTTCCCCACCTGCGCCGGGCGGTCTGGCGCGAACTCTCCGCCGCCGAGCGGCGGCTGCGCGAGGACGAAGGCATCGCGTTCGAGATTCTCGACTTCGATTTGGACGGCCATGACGAGATCTGGATCCACTCGGCCCGGAGCTCCATCGTGATCAGCCCCCAACGCGGCGGCGCGATCGAGATCCTCACCGTCTTCCGGGACGGCGTGAACTACGCCGACGTCCTCTCCCGCCGGCTCGAAGCCTACCACCGGGATCCCTCGGAGTCCGGCGCGACGCGCGAGGGAGACGCAGGCCTCTCGCGCGAGGCGCAAGCCCGGAACGATGGGGTCGCCTCGGTCCACGACCGTGAGTCCGAGGCCCCGGCCGCGCCCGCCCCGGACAGTGCCCCTCTGGCGCTGCTGCAGGAGATCGCGGCCGCACCGCCCGACGGTCCGGGCACGCGGCGACGCTCCGTGATCGCGGACTGGCGACGGCACCCGTTCCGGCTCGCCGACGTCCCGGATCTCGAGTCCGGCTCGGGGTCCGGTCGGGTCTGTCTCCGCCTCGAGTCCGAGCCGGGCCTGCCCCGCCTCGAGAAGACGCTGGAGATTCGAGGCGACGGCGGGGTCGAAGCGAGACTCGACTGGAGCGCGGGCGACCTCCCCGCGGACAGCCGCATCGTCACCCGGCTGCCGCTCGCGCACCCAATGAGGGTCGAGACCGAGGGGGCCGGCGAATCGCGGGAGTCGCGCGCGCGGATCGTCACGGTGGCGCGGTCCGAGCGCGGCTTCGAGGAGATCGACCAGGGTGAACTCGTCGAACTCGCGTGGCCGGCCGCGGCCGGGAGTGCCCGCGTCTGCCTGAGTCCCGAGAGCGGTCCCGACACCGCCGGAGGCGCGGGATGACGGGAGACGGGCGCTCCGCACGGCGCCCGCGGTGGGCGGTCCCGCTCGTCGTCGCCATGGCCGCCGCGTGCGGAGAAGCCGACACCGTCGCGCCCGCCGAGACCGGCCCGGCATCCATCGTCGTCCTGGCGGGGGCGGACCAGCGCGGCGTCCCGGGGCGCCCGCCGGCCGAAGCGATCGCGGTCCGCGTCCTCGACGGCGGCGGACGCCCCGTGCCCGGCGCGGCCGTCACGTTTGAGCCCGGTGCCGGCCACGGGATCGCGGATCCGACTTCGACGATCACGGACGCCGGCGGCGAGGCGGCGACATCGTGGACGCTCGGGGCCACCCCCGGTCCGCAGCGCCTCGAGGCGTCCGCCGGGCGGGCGGGCGCCACGGTCCGCGCCGAGGCGATCGACCTGGAAGCGGAACTCGATGCGCTGTTCGCCCCCGCCTCGGCGACCGAGGTGGAGGCGGTGCGGACCGACTGGGCCCGCCGCGACGTTTCCGCGGAGGGAGTGTCCGTCGAACTGACCGAGGAAGTGGCGCTCGGCGAGTCGACCGCCACGCTCCGCATCGTCTCCCATGTGGTGGCGGGCGTCCGCCACTTCGGCGCCATCATCGTGCCGGACGGCGCGGCTCCCGAGACCCTGCCCCTGCTGATGTACACT
Above is a window of Candidatus Palauibacter scopulicola DNA encoding:
- a CDS encoding alpha-amylase/4-alpha-glucanotransferase domain-containing protein — translated: GGGWLEAFLESLNAARGRGELELVTTGEAASGPSRGLVYPAMGAYREMEEWTLPRPAARRLSRLTGTASGAARTDADPGPLIRGGHWKGFLRRYPESNRMHKTALRLSRLCRERGDPPEARRAIGRAQCNDAYWHGVFGGVYLPHLRRAVWRELSAAERRLREDEGIAFEILDFDLDGHDEIWIHSARSSIVISPQRGGAIEILTVFRDGVNYADVLSRRLEAYHRDPSESGATREGDAGLSREAQARNDGVASVHDRESEAPAAPAPDSAPLALLQEIAAAPPDGPGTRRRSVIADWRRHPFRLADVPDLESGSGSGRVCLRLESEPGLPRLEKTLEIRGDGGVEARLDWSAGDLPADSRIVTRLPLAHPMRVETEGAGESRESRARIVTVARSERGFEEIDQGELVELAWPAAAGSARVCLSPESGPDTAGGAG